The Novipirellula caenicola genome includes a region encoding these proteins:
- a CDS encoding FHA domain-containing protein, producing the protein MKVMLKVLTGSHAGKEIAVASEKFLIGRSDSCSLRPKSESVSRKHCIIVLKDGRVLVQDLKSRNGTLVNGKRLPTDMAKVLKPGDKLTIGKLEFEVLIEHGLQAAKKPQVANVEDAAARVVQAGSGDSKFEEVDVNSWLDEADQIDRVRKISDPETRQLRLDHPAEAKNDTDSDSTELSVNEEDSTTRKRKIPEKQKPKKLPEGMKKNMKESSRDAADDALKRFFSGR; encoded by the coding sequence ATGAAAGTTATGTTGAAAGTTCTGACGGGAAGTCACGCCGGCAAGGAGATTGCCGTTGCCAGCGAGAAATTTCTGATTGGGCGAAGCGATTCCTGTTCGCTGCGTCCCAAGAGCGAATCGGTCAGCCGCAAGCATTGCATCATTGTCTTGAAGGATGGCCGCGTTCTTGTCCAGGACTTGAAGAGTCGCAATGGCACCTTGGTCAACGGCAAGCGTTTGCCCACCGATATGGCAAAAGTGCTCAAGCCGGGCGACAAGCTGACGATCGGCAAGTTGGAATTCGAAGTGCTGATCGAGCATGGGTTGCAGGCGGCTAAGAAACCGCAAGTCGCGAACGTCGAAGACGCCGCCGCACGGGTGGTTCAAGCCGGATCGGGTGACAGCAAGTTCGAAGAGGTCGATGTCAATTCATGGTTGGACGAAGCCGATCAAATCGATCGCGTCCGCAAAATCTCGGATCCTGAAACACGACAATTGCGGCTCGACCATCCCGCCGAAGCGAAAAACGACACCGATTCCGATAGCACCGAGCTGTCAGTCAACGAAGAGGACTCAACAACGCGGAAACGCAAAATTCCTGAAAAGCAGAAACCGAAGAAGCTGCCTGAGGGAATGAAAAAGAACATGAAAGAGAGTTCACGCGACGCCGCCGATGATGCACTGAAACGATTCTTTAGCGGTCGCTAG